CCTTTATTATTGGTAATAACTGTTAGATCATCTCCAGGCTGATCACAGTTGTGGATACCTTGAAAAGAATTGAGGATGGTGAAAATGTAGTAGGAGGGGATCAGGAGGACACCGTAAGCGAAGAAGGCGAAACCCCACGTGATACCCAGCATGCAACACAGTCCAAAGATGGTTACAATGTTTCTGCCATTCCCGTTAGCTTGTGTGGTGCTATCTTTGGTTCTCTTGAGACAAATGAGCCAGGACAGTACGATGATGAAGCTGGCGAGGGTGAACAGGAAGACCAACGCATAGTAGCCTATGTTGACGATGTAGTGGACGTCATTGTCTGTTATCCAGCACCTTAGAACAGAAGGATATGTcagcaaaggaaagaaaacatggcTCTGTGGTGTGATACTGTATTAAATATATGAGCCCCAGACTTCCAACTCACATGGCCACGTCTTCTGCAGTGTTATCAGTGTGGATGAACTGTTCACCATATTTTCCTATGATGAGCAGGACAATCCCAACGATACTGGGTGTGACtggaaatggagaaagaaaattatCCACCAAACTGAAAATATCTTGTTCACTGTCTCTCTGGCACTGATAAGTAGACTGTTTCTCTtgtcagaaaatgaaatattgatGCAAACTCACCCCAGCTGATGATGGAGAGTTTGAGCATATAACGGTGGATCACAATTTTGCCCCCAGTGTACAACTGCAGGCAGAGGTGGAAGGCCTGCACAGCAAACCAAGTGAAAGTCGTCAACATGAAGTAGTGCATGAGAGCGGCCATGATCTTACAGCCCACAGAGTTGTTCAGTTTTGCCACAAAGTTGTTAATCAGGAAAGTGAGGTTAAGCAGGAACATGGCCGACACCAGGTGGATCAGGATCCTAGTGGTTTTAGTGGGCTTGGTCTTCCTGTGAGGGGAGATAAACAGAGAGGTTATGTGGTGTTCAACATTGGACGCTGAGGGATGTTAAATTGTGAATATTGTGAGGTTGGTGAAGAGTGAATAAGATGCAAAGGCTGACTGTGAGTTTGCTTGACTTTGGATCACAACAGTCTATCCATAATGTACTTGTCGTAATGTATGCACTCATATTCATCCTTCACTAAAACCAGTAATGTCATCTCGGAGATAATTCAGCTTCAAGAAATAAACAATGTAACCTTATAACTCGTgttaacacacaaataaaaaaacaaacgtgGTCTTAGACATTGCGAATTCCTTGTATCTTGAAAACTCTGGCTGTTAAGTCTATTCACAACTTGAGACATGTAAGtgatatttacatgtatttacatATTACATAaccatatatgtatatacagtggATGATCCTCACTTCTTTGGTCtttaaataatgtttgtttgtagAAGCAGCCGCAGtgaaaaaatattcatgtgACCATACCCAGTGAACAAAGGGACAGATGGGTTGCTCTATTTGCATAAGACAATGGGTGAATGCACTTTTTTAGCCCTCCAACAATGAAGCCCCTGTTCAACGATCTCATTTTCCTACAGTGAATATTTTGATGTCAACTACGATGACGCTGCTTCTGGACTGTAACCTTATTTACATGAACTTTCACCACATTAAGCACTATGGAAACAAGCTGTTATCTGGTTTCTCTGTATGTTGATACCCAGGTGTTTTACTCGCCACGCACTCACCATGAAGACAAGCACATTTTCAGTCTCTGATAAGCAGCCATATCAGAAGAATATTCTGATAGTAGgattaaatcaaaataaaaatcactgtgTGATTGTGCTGAGGTAAACCATCCAATGTAttcctgtcttgtttttttttcttgcccaTCTGGTAAACATATCAATTATCTTTGagaatgcatacacacacttaggggtgattttttaaattagacTTGTTAAGTTAAGACTTGGTTGATTTAATATTCATTGGATTTTAGAGagtaatataaaaaataataaaattgacACCGTTCCAGTGTTGTCACCTTAAAAGGAAGTGCATGAAGAGGACTACGCTGAGGAAGAACATGGACAAGCCACAGCCAACTTGGGTGATGATGGTGAGGTTGCTCAGGTCAGAGCTAGAGATGGTTTCGTTTAGGGGAGTCTGCAAAGGagcaaacacataaacacttgGAAACACTTTGTCACATGCGCTGGCACTGGTGACCGGTGACTGCGTTACGGGGAATGCAAATTAAAGGCCTGAAGTCCAAACATCacaaaagaagtaaaacacACCAGTAAGATAGCAAAGAATGTCAGATGCGAACACCGGCACGTAATGTTGCTTCCATTTTTCACTGTCAGGCATCCGCTATCAGTCCAATTTGGTCGACTACCTATGAGACAAGAGCAGTGCATGTAAACAGTGCCGAGCAGAAACTGGAGGGCTCAGTTTACAGTGGGACAAAAATGTAATGTGACAGATTTTGCTTCTGCTTTGTCCTCACACCACGACTTTCCAGCTGCAATGGGACACAATACATTATATCCAACAAGAGTTTTGtcagataaaaataattatCATCAATAATATACCTTTTTTCCACAGAGCACATTTTGTCTTGTTATTGCAgtaaaaaaacacatgtaacTGATAACATTTGATTCTGCCCCATTTAAGTGTCCCAGTATTGTTGCCTACACACTGTAAATCTTCTTTATCACAACACACTTTAACTGTCACtgagcacaggtgttactaatgaTATTAGCATGGCGCTGTTCTGATACCTCTGTGACCCATATGTcttatggaaatgaaaaaaggcttattacaataaaaatcaagattttaatttaaacttcTAGGGTTTCCACtctattatttttaatgtgcatATTGAAAATCCACATAAACACAGGTTGACCCTACTCCACCCATCAATGATTTGTATCTATCATCATGACAATGTCCCTGTCAACAGTAGGAATAAGACATTCATGTTAATCTACCAGTAAAATACACTTTGACTTATCTGATTGTTCGGGGCAGCGTCCCTGTGTTTGCACCCGCTGCTACATCAGTACAGAGCTTATGTTAGTTTGAATGCACCTTGAAGGGGTTTTACACTCTGCCAGTGAGCCAACACGCACAACACCTGCACCATAAAACCGGGACGTCTAATTGGACTGCAGCCATCGTTAATGTCATTAATCACACCTGTGCTCTTCCAGCTAAGCTTCAGAGGAGCAGGAATTCAGCTTTCATAGCTCTGCTCACAGCTttcacacagcaacactgatTTACACGTAACACATTAATTGGCAAATATGTAATAAATTCTCTGGTGGTGTAAACCTGTGTCTTACATACCTTCGCCGTTCCACGAATGACAAGTTGGAATTCCTTTCTGTTTGAATGGTAAACAAACATAACTCAAAGAAGTTCAAATGATGTacatttaattctgtttttaatttttttaattttttattttttttacttacataTTTCATGTTCCAAAAATTGATGTTTATTGTGTCTGTGAGATTGGTGATAGATGCTCCCATTTCAACTGCTAAAATCTCATCACCTAAAACAGTGCTGTTCAGTtcatcctggaaaaaaaaaagaaaatgggatCACtacaaaacattaacacaaTCACATATGTGAGATGTGCCCATCATTGAAGGTGAAAATCACCATTGCTTTTTTGCTCTTACCTTAGCCATGTTCAGGAATcggaaaacagcagcaaatggTACACTAACGTTCGAACTGACAGCTTTTTTAAAAGCTTCTTTTGACACTGTAACAGATCTTGAAAATTGATTCAGAGCTTCTCTGTCGTCTATAATCTGTAGGAGAGACCGGAAGTGAAGTGTGTTGTCAATATTGTACAGTGTACTTTGCAGTTCAATTACACTAGATCCAGAAAGTTGTTTCTTTTGAaccactctttctctgtctgtccattgACACTGTTTATTATGTACAGTGGTCCCTTTCAGACTGTTGGATCCAGCATTTTTAGTTGTTTAGGTGAAGCTAATTATAACTGCCCTGTAGTATAGTGAACTCACCCTCTGCTTTGTAGGTAAACCTCAATCAGAAAAGTAACTAGTGATTGTAATAAAGCATgagtataaaaagaaaaaggtctaAATACCTCAAAATAATCAAGTACTCTACTAATAGCCTGGTCTCATGGCAGTTCATGAAATTCTCATAAATACTGCTTTGTGTACACGTGcatacattttccatttttttgtgacagtaaaaAATCGACTTGTGGTGAATACAGCATTATGAAACAGGTCAAGGATAGAGAAAGACTGTGGTCTGGTTTAACGCAGAATAAGTTCACAATGACTTCATGGTCACAGCATGTTCTTTGAAACTGAtccaaaaccacaatctttcacTAACCGTAAACAAAGTGTCTAACCATACACTGGACTCTGGAACTCTGCATGCAAATTAGGGTCCCTGACAGTCCTGTGCTTTGTATGCGCGTCATCCACCTCCTTGCCACTGCCATTAATGAATATAGTGCTTCATTCATCAAGTTGAAAGTTGTGCACAGTgctacaagaaaataaataaataaaattcatgtCCAGGTACACAAGTTAACAGATTAAATTTTGTGGCAATTTCACAAAGTGCCATGAGAGTGGGTTGGTACTAGAGTAAACACAGATTTGAGAaatgttgttgtggtttttagTGGGAGTTTCAcgccacttcttcttcttcatttatgaataaaacaaatcacGGTAGCTTTTTCCCCATGCAGCTGCTTTTTAGCTAATCTTACTGTTACTTTAGTGAAGGAGCAAATGTATGAAGGTCAAATAAGAGTAATCCACTCACACTTAAGCTTTCATTTGGAGATGTATAAGCAAAGGAGACTTCTTGTACGTCCAAAGgttctgtttctctcactaTGATACCCGTGACTCCTTCTCCGCCAGACAGTGCAGCTGCAGGCTCGGTGAGGGAGGAGGCAAGTTTGGCCATTCCATTCATTACATTACTGTTGACAGATGAAAGAATAGACATGAAGTGTCAGTTGTGGAACTCATTGTTGAAATCTAAGTACATGAATTACTGCAGCTCACAATTCTTAATTAGCCTGATACATTTGCCCTGTTCAGATCTCAGCCTGTAAAGAGATAGTTCCACATTTTGATGAACacacttatttgttttcttgacaGGAGTTACAGGGTTTTTGCATACTGGGGGGTGCAGTCGCACCATTTGCGAATGTTTGTTTCCACTTAGCGCACAACGACCTCCTTACTCTATTGCTGTAGTGGTATGGATGTTCATATCTAACCTTCAGCAAGGAACTGAATAACTATATAACATGTCTTACACAGCTTCCACTGGGTCGATTGCTCCTCCACTGCTCGAAACTGTTGAATTCAGAATGATTTCCTTCTCAGGGATTTTCACTGGATTATTACAGTTGCgacattgtttttcctctgcagttATGTTGAAGATGTACTTGTCCTTTATCTGTTGATCTGAAGGAAAGGGACACgtagttttgcatttttgtcaACATTTAAAGGACTAAATTCAGGCAGTTTTATTCattaggtttctttttttttttttttttaaatattattcatCAAACTTTGGAGAGCTACAGAAACAACAtttacacattattattattattatttgctcATCCAAAGGGAACTCACCAATACTGCTGCAGAAGTTTTCATCATAGTTAGAGTGCTTGCACATGGTTTTTGTCTTCAAACATCTAACGTGGCAAGTTGCTATTAGTGTAAACAGAATGTAGCATGGGTAACTGACTCCATGAGgggtggtaaaaaaaaaacccaaaaaacaggGCAACTTttctttagctctgtttttatcatttaatttttcCACCCCAGATTGAATTGTGAAAGATATGATCTTACCTGGGAATTCTGCAGAGAAGTTACAACTTCGACCTggattatttacttatttataaaaataaagaaataaataaaaataaatgaacatatATATATGCTTCTATTTATAAATATCACCAGCTTTTATgtttctttaatctttaatctcTTGTTTGACTTGTGAAAGGTAGAGCTTATTAGAGCTACAATTTGGACCTGGCTTATAAAAaatttgaaatataaatgaatatatacacacacacacatacacacacacacaattatcaCTTTTATTACCTGTGAGGTTATGAGATTACCTGTGTTACTGCATTTCCCAAGCAGGACGTAGATGCAAAAATCCTTGTCAACATGCCATTTTGAAATGTACAGAAATTTAGAGCCATTCCTTTCCTGCATTTGAGGCCAATACTTAGACAAATTTtctgttaattaaaaacagaaatacagtccgatttgtattttgttgaaatattggcaaaagtttaaaaaatctATTTGACTGTAAGTATAACAAGTAGGCTGTACTCACGGTTTATAGCTGCATTTACCGGCATAAATACGATGCAAGAAATGCTACCTGAGAGgtgaagaaaacagtttttttttttacagtcttaCAATACAATACTATCAAAAATCTGAATCTCTTTATCATTTACAGTAATTCTGTGGACTAACAAGGAATTTGACCGGCTCATTCAAATTTGACTgactaaataataaataaattaataattaaattactccaagcatttatttaattttcacttATTTAAATTTACTTAAAGCCTACTGCATATGCACTTTCACAATAGTTCGGTCATAAAAAGGAGCCAAATTACATCCATGGTGTATTTTATCAGTACCTCCTACAGGTCTTGAAAACATATCACAACATACATGTTATAGTTTGCGATGGATCAACAACTACTGCAAAGAAAATCTATGTTATAGCTCATATATGTATCATAGACTCACTCATGTTACAGTAATTCTGTGCAGTGATGTTGCCATAGAAGTTATCAGCAACAATATAATGACAAAGATTGCTCTCTTTCATACAATTTGGAGAGTTGAGgtgttcttcttcttgtttggCTGAAACACATCAAGCAAGTCAGATAACAAGGAACAACAAAAAATGCTGTATTTTCAACACAATATCTTCACACTTTCACAGCTTAAGATTTGTACTGTGTACTATGTCTATTTTCATTCTCAAAATAATAACTACATAAGAGAATACTGCAATGAGATGCACATGCACTTGTTTGAAACTGAACAAAGAAACTAAGGTTCCTGTCCTGGAATGGGGAGATTGCATCTACTTACCACAAGAGAAAAATAGGCCCACCAGCAAAGTCCAAATCACACAGCTCCTTCGTGTCATGTTCTTTTGATGGCATTAAATCTCAGTCAGGACGTGTGATACATTCACTGCTACAGTAGATGAATAACAAATCACTTCaaagcactttttttcccccctgtaaGACGTTATCAGCCTGAAACTGCCCgagtgttttagtttttacctTTCTCTGGTTGAAGTAACATCAAAGCACTCAACAGCAGCACTAAAAACAAGAGCAACTGAACCTCTGGCCAGATGACTGCTGTGTCAGACTGACTTTGCATAGCTGCCCACTGCAAAAATTTGCCTTGCAAATGAACAGTTCCTGAAAGAGCCAAAATAAATTTAACCTGATGTCAGTTTTCTATGCAAAATAACCCAAACAACATTGCCTCTGGATAAACATGTAGTGGTTGTAATATACAGTGTGATGTATGAACAGCACTATTGTCTGCTTACAAAAACccgtttttacatttttcagaatCGTGTTAGTTGGTTACAACATTTATAATATTTCTATAGTGCAAAGCAGATGATAATTATCAAAAACATGCTACAATCAATCaagaatatttatatttacgTTTATTTCCACATTAACTTGTCAAAGACTTTCCAAAAAGCTTCACTTCATACAATTTCACACTTAATGCACAGCTCTCATTACAACAAACTAATTAAACACTACTCAAATGTTGAAACACTCACTGGgccacaaaaagtaaaaacatatttatttcatgtcaaatcattttaaccaaagactgaaaataattaaaccGTAAAGATGAAACTCATACAAACTGTTTCATGGCAATAGAGCATTTTTTTAGTGTGCCAAAtgatcaaaaaaaacaaacaaaaaaaaaaaaaaaaacactatttgGTGTCAGGATTGACCAGCTGCACACAGTAAGTAAGTGCAATAAGATTGTTGTTGGCATTAGTTTATCACATTGATTATACAGGTGTGTAGGCATCACACTCTGTAATAATGAAATCAGCAGAAAGGTTTAAAACATGAGCCACACATAGAGTTTATTGTACCAACAAGGAAATAGAAAATGTAACCGATTTGCATCTGTGAATACTCCAAAACTCGCGTCATCATTAGTCAACATTTCATCAgaccagccaaaaaaaaaaaaaaaaaaaaatcttcaaaatacctcatgatttgtttttttgttttttttaaaataacaagtaaaaaaagacataaaaagcaGACGCCTGCAGCTTCAGTCAAATGGTTGTAATGAAATCTGGGAAAAACccaacagtttcagttttattcactCCACAGAATTGCCGGCTTTTCCAGTCTTTCCCACGGCGCTGAAGCTGACAGGTTTCCACTTCTCttaactgctaaaaaaaaaaagagcctgtCAGTTGTGTTACTGTCGGCTGGTTTGATCTAGCTGTTGAGGTATTTATGGCATCAAGTGTAAGAGGGAGACAGGAAAATTTAAAGATATTATCCAATGAAAATTTCCATTTCCTGATAGAGTAGTTTTTCCTACATGGCAAACAAATCTgctcaaacatttcatttcacaacaGAAGCAGCTCATTAGAACCCAAATAAAATATGATCTCTATATAACTAAaccacaaataaataacaataatgcaACTCTAATGTAGAGTTTTCATGTCGTTTTGATTCTGTGGCCACTAATTAAATTCAAATCAGCTGCATTGCATTAGGACGGAGACAGAAATGTGatagacagacaaaacaaagcctGGGCCCTTGCTGCAGTTTGGGTGAACCGACCCTTTAATGAATTGATGATGTGTCCGGTTTTGTCCACAGGAGGGCGACACAGTGGTTGTGTAGTACCTGCTGTGACTCAGATTGAATGAAGAAGAGCAATGCGGAAGGAGACTCAACAGCCATCCTGCAGCTGAGAGCATGAATAAACGACATTGACCTACAGTgagtaaaaaaacacaactatgGAAGGCAGCGCTCGGGAATTGATTGATATGCGTATATCTTTCATTTGACCACCTGTGCCTGCGTTCGTGTTTGTAACCCAGGGTctcagtttgtgtgtaaatggagAACAAGTTAGTGCGTCTACTTGTGCACAGTGACAATCACACCGAGGGTTCATTAATTCACCTGACATGATTTCCATAACGTTAATCATCCTAGATTACTGTAAACGGCTCTCTGTCAATTCCAGACTCCCCTATAAAATCTTACCGTTTAATGTTTACGTATTTGCTCCACACCCACAGAAGCATGATTTAAAACTGTGATATAAATAATCAATCATCGAGAATTTCTAAACAGTTCGGCTTAACGTTTCTGATTAACTTTCCCTTAAATACTCGCTTTTACACTCCACTGGCTGTGATCTCTATCGCCTCTACACCGAGTGTTGTCACGGCAGACCCAATTATCAGACTGTGTAAAACCTCCCAAAGTAATTAATGAAGTAAGTGTGGTGTATCCCGAATAACAAAGTGGGCCCCGACgatttgaaaaataatgttATTACATATAAAGCGTGTGGTGTGTGCGCTGGCAGATACGTCAGGCAATCTTTAGCCAATTGTGAATGGGGGCTGGTATGGGGGGGTTGCTGAGGAAACTGGCAAACTATTGCCAAACCTAAAACTGGCAGTTGaggtgttgtggttgtgtttctTAGTCTTAAGCGAGAGGCTACTATGGCTGTGCAGATTAAGTTTACTTAAGTTTACTTCTTACTAACCTGTGGAGTCACACAGGAAATTAATGATTGATTATGGCTTGTTCTTGAAGTGCACCGCTTCACATAATTACATCTGGCAGCTCAACTGTCCCCACTCTTTTTATTTAGGATATGTCTGCAGGTTTTGTGAGGTGGGTGCTAAACCGTGCAGCGAGAACTGCCAGTCCTGGCTACTGGACTCCAGCATCAAGGTTTCTCAAATGCAGTGAAAAACCAAACATCGTTGCTGccttctccacagcagcagatgacaCGGAACAGACTCCTGctacagtaaaagaaaagaagggtCCCGGAGCTTATGCCACCATCAACAGCGTTGGCCGTAAGATCTCGCAGCGCCACATACAGGTGCTGAGTAACACAGGCGAGGACCTGGGCACCATGCACCGAGCAGATGTGATCAAACTGATGGACGCGCAGGGTCTGAAACTGGTGCTGATCAATGGACACAAAGAACCTCCCGTTTACCAGCTGATGAGTGGAAAACAGATTCACCAAGAGCAGATGAAGCTGCgggaaaaacagaaatccaAACCAGGTAATGTGGTGTCCTGGCAGGGACCCAAATTAAGCCTTAGTTTAATACATCACAACCTTGTACTACTCAGCCTGTTAAGGCAGCTGCACACAGTCCAGCGGCTCTGGAGCAGCTTTCACAAGTCTGAAAAAATACATGTCAGGTTTGATGAGTTCAAAAGATGCAGGCACCTAATAAAAGACGGCTATGGAGTATAATAGTTTTTACTTATATAGCACTTTACAAGGTTCTGCACAAGTGAAGCAGCTCTACCCACAAATGCCACAGTTTTAAGGAAGTGTAATACTAAATTGCTGCCCCTTTAATTTCTCTAGCTGTCAATAAACTGCTTACAATTTGCTGCTGCCAACTCTGTTTGAACCAAGGTTAGTGTAGGGAGCAGCCATTTATTAACACCTTGACATGTGAGACCTTGGTGGGAGCTTCAGACAGCAGCAACCATTTTACTGACCCAAAGCTGTGAGAGCTACTACCTAACTAAAATCTAGTCGtacacacagagagtgaaacGCGGTGTAACAGGTCATGTTCACTGGGACTGACCGCGTTTTCTCCACAGCTACTGTGCAGGTGAAGGAACTCACCTTTTCAGCCAGCATCGGATCTCATGACCTCACCACCAAGCTGAAGCAAGTGGAGAGCTGGCTGGAGAGGAAGCACCATGTTAGGATTACTCTGCGATCGGGACACGGGGACCCTGAAGTCAACCTGGTGAGGAagaacacagtttttttttcagttgaaaAACGATGGATTGACCAATCAGGTTCAGAATTACTCACATGACAGACAGCATGGTTGTTGACAGGCTTTCTGTGGTTTGCTTCCACTTCCTGTGAAACAAGTTTAaaatagtttgtaaaatgttttttatccTCACAATCCAAATGACTTCTGGTTGCTTTAGCACCCAACGGAAACATCATTCAGTACATTTGGCTGATTTCAGCTTATCACAGGTTTAATGTTATgggcatgtactgtatgtctgttaAAAAGTTACAAACCTGAGATATGTCTGAGGTAATTTGGAAATAGCGTCATAGTTTGTCCTCCAAATGTTCCAATCAATCCGTATCTTGATCTCAAATTCAAGATTTAAAGGATCCTCCTTATCTGTAATTTAAAATATCAGTATCTTACACTGAAAATCTTCTTTCCACAGGAAACAAATTTGGAGCAGATGGTGCAACAAATGGATGTAATGGTGGGATTTGTTGCCAGGCCACAGGTCATACGTGACGGTAAAGCAGCCATGTGCATCGTCCGTCCGCCTTCAGCCAAGGAGCTCTCACAAAAATCAAAGAACAATACTCCAGCGTCGCAATCTGCCAACTCCAGTTCGAACACCACTCAGAGGGACACGTCGCCCGTTAGCTCCACAGAGACAACCGAAGGGCCCATACAGCAGTGATctgatggaaataaaacattttcacaaaagACAAGCAGAAGTCTGAGCCTAATCGTCACAGTATGGTGTTAATCAGATTCTACTCATAGTGTGTTGTGTAGGTATTTAATAAAACTTGTGTAATTATGATGCATCCAGCAGAAGGGACGAACCATTAGTCCTCAAAAAGCTCCTGGACCATACCTCATGTTTGCACACTGTGCTCAGTTCTAATACATCTATCACAGCCAGTCATCAGCTTAATAACCAGTCAGCATGTTGCCACAGGCTTTGACGTCACTATCACAGCTCATAGTAAAGTTAAAGACTGAGTTTTATTTGATAAAAACAGATTACGAATCACAGGTTTCATTCTTAAAAAGATGTTAAACACCGTTCCTCCAAAGCATATTCTCTCATTTAGTGTTTTGATGATGCTGGTGAGATCTCTGTCCAGCACATTGGTGACACTGAAGACCATAGTGATACTGTACACTTCACATCATTTACATACGTACTTCACAAGCCACTGAGTGGCCATTTAAGCCTCGTGGACAGGGACATTGTGATCCTGGATGAGATCGCTCCCATCGGGGTGTAAATGTTTCATCATGTAGGATAAAGCCGCTCAGATCTTTTCCTCCTGCCATCTTGATCTAAAAGGTCAGCTGTGCCTTATCTGCATTTTGTTCAAGTTTCTT
This genomic stretch from Toxotes jaculatrix isolate fToxJac2 chromosome 19, fToxJac2.pri, whole genome shotgun sequence harbors:
- the mtif3 gene encoding translation initiation factor IF-3, mitochondrial, whose protein sequence is MSAGFVRWVLNRAARTASPGYWTPASRFLKCSEKPNIVAAFSTAADDTEQTPATVKEKKGPGAYATINSVGRKISQRHIQVLSNTGEDLGTMHRADVIKLMDAQGLKLVLINGHKEPPVYQLMSGKQIHQEQMKLREKQKSKPATVQVKELTFSASIGSHDLTTKLKQVESWLERKHHVRITLRSGHGDPEVNLETNLEQMVQQMDVMVGFVARPQVIRDGKAAMCIVRPPSAKELSQKSKNNTPASQSANSSSNTTQRDTSPVSSTETTEGPIQQ
- the LOC121199244 gene encoding adhesion G-protein coupled receptor G5-like, translating into MTRRSCVIWTLLVGLFFSCAKQEEEHLNSPNCMKESNLCHYIVADNFYGNITAQNYCNMSSISCIVFMPVNAAINQNLSKYWPQMQERNGSKFLYISKWHVDKDFCIYVLLGKCSNTVNNPGRSCNFSAEFPATCHVRCLKTKTMCKHSNYDENFCSSIDQQIKDKYIFNITAEEKQCRNCNNPVKIPEKEIILNSTVSSSGGAIDPVEAVNVMNGMAKLASSLTEPAAALSGGEGVTGIIVRETEPLDVQEVSFAYTSPNESLSIIDDREALNQFSRSVTVSKEAFKKAVSSNVSVPFAAVFRFLNMAKDELNSTVLGDEILAVEMGASITNLTDTININFWNMKYKGIPTCHSWNGEGSRPNWTDSGCLTVKNGSNITCRCSHLTFFAILLTPLNETISSSDLSNLTIITQVGCGLSMFFLSVVLFMHFLLRKTKPTKTTRILIHLVSAMFLLNLTFLINNFVAKLNNSVGCKIMAALMHYFMLTTFTWFAVQAFHLCLQLYTGGKIVIHRYMLKLSIISWVTPSIVGIVLLIIGKYGEQFIHTDNTAEDVAMCWITDNDVHYIVNIGYYALVFLFTLASFIIVLSWLICLKRTKDSTTQANGNGRNIVTIFGLCCMLGITWGFAFFAYGVLLIPSYYIFTILNSFQGFFLFIYYYSSSHTRETNAAVRDSDGTTSISTLKTSLDICENPYINLPAKR